From the Lathyrus oleraceus cultivar Zhongwan6 chromosome 4, CAAS_Psat_ZW6_1.0, whole genome shotgun sequence genome, one window contains:
- the LOC127073797 gene encoding myb-related protein 306 gives MGRPPCFEKYGIKKGPWTPEEDIILVSYIQQHGPGNWRSVPTNTGLMRCSKSCRLRWTNYLRPGIKRGNFTDHEEKMILHLQALLGNRWAAIASYLPQRTDNDIKNYWNTHLKKKMNNNQSNDNNHEDVDSEGKTRSQPLKGQWERRLQTDIQMAKQALSEALSLPQNPTTFPQEMKPSSSFSHENHPPNAHINIPSPYASSYENISRLMENWMKSPNSSAETIFSNNMQVTTGGSSSSEGAQSTTQDHHHYHLHRQALDSDLFSFNNSTKSDSASRFRSTHEENDSLTKEGLDLFHQEKRKINMETHVPLTLLEKWLFEDGVTTTHHECNEDLINMSLEESTSDFF, from the exons ATGGGGAGGCCACCATGTTTTGAGAAATATGGGATTAAGAAAGGACCTTGGACTCCTGAGGAAGATATCATCTTAGTTTCTTATATTCAACAACATGGTCCTGGAAACTGGAGATCAGTTCCCACCAATACTG GTTTGATGAGATGCAGTAAAAGCTGCAGACTTAGATGGACAAACTATCTTCGTCCCGGTATCAAACGAGGTAACTTCACAGATCATGAAGAGAAAATGATTCTTCATCTTCAAGCTCTTCTAGGCAACAG ATGGGCGGCGATAGCTTCGTATCTTCCTCAAAGGACGGATAATGATATAAAAAACTATTGGAATACacatttgaagaagaagatgaacaatAATCAAAGTAATGATAATAATCATGAAGATGTTGATTCAGAAGGAAAAACTCGTTCGCAGCCGCTGAAGGGACAATGGGAGAGAAGACTACAAACAGATATTCAAATGGCGAAACAAGCCTTATCTGAGGCTCTATCCCTtccacaaaacccaacaacttttCCTCAAGAGATGAAACCCTCGTCAAGTTTTTCGCATGAAAATCATCCACCAAATGCTCATATTAATATTCCATCTCCATATGCATCAAGCTATGAAAACATTTCTAGATTGATGGAAAACTGGATGAAATCACCTAACTCATCAGCTGAAACAATATTCAGCAACAACATGCAGGTTACCACTGGAGGATCGAGTTCCAGTGAAGGAGCACAAAGCACAACACAAgatcatcatcattatcatctTCATCGTCAAGCTTTGGACTCCGATTTGTTCAGCTTTAATAACTCCACTAAATCTGATTCTGCATCTCGATTTAGGTCAACTCATGAAGAGAACGACAGCTTAACAAAAGAGGGTCTAGATCTCTTCCACCAAGAGAAAAGGAAAATCAATATGGAAACACATGTGCCTCTTACTTTGTTGGAAAAATGGCTATTTGAAGATGGGGTAACAACAACTCATCATGAGTGCAATGAAGATCTTATAAACATGTCATTGGAGGAAAGTACTTCAGATTTCTTTTAA